A genomic stretch from Hemicordylus capensis ecotype Gifberg chromosome 5, rHemCap1.1.pri, whole genome shotgun sequence includes:
- the PEX26 gene encoding peroxisome assembly protein 26: MMMRNDLPVGFAGIPGAGSILRSSEPVSLSPVVSQAASLLEEAADLLVMHLDFAAAVDRCEKGCESLLGDPENEDADSAGELKCSLCIVGIQALAEMNRWRDVLPWILQYYQDPESLPPKILELCFLLHSKVKEPYVMLEVGGDWLRNANNQHLPSYGLLVQLHLSHVLLPLGHFAEADKLLQGCKVLSKEQRAEALGNIREKKQQWLQKEKEQPIPEEQPKVAWKRRMGPMSQKVLTILARLGRMLGSLASQFCAVPYKKTLLAAFLLCLLVMKLDPASPTSLPFIYRLTQLFHQAQSAAFAPHFKPPVQD, translated from the exons ATGATGATGAGGAATGATTTGCCCGTGGGATTTGCTGGAATCCCCGGGGCAGGAAGCATTTTAAGAAGCAGCGAGCCTGTGTCGCTGTCTCCAGTGGTATCCCAGGCAGCTTCCTTACTGGAGGAAGCTGCAGATCTGCTTGTGATGCACTTAGACTTCGCTGCTGCTGTGGACAGGTGTGAGAAGGGCTGTGAAAGCCTCCTGGGTGATCCTGAGAATGAAGATGCTGACAG CGCTGGAGAACTGAAGTGCTCCTTATGCATTGTGGGTATCCAGGCCCTGGCAGAGATGAACCGATGGAGAGATGTCCTTCCTTGGATACTTCAATACTATCAAGATCCAGAATCTTTGCCTCCCAAGATTCTGGAGCTGTG TTTCCTTCTACATAGCAAAGTGAAAGAACCTTACGTGATGCTGGAAGTTGGTGGTGACTGGCTGAGGAATGCAAACAATCAGCACTTGCCTAGTTACGGCCTGTTAGTTCAGCTCCATCTGTCCCACGTGCTGTTACCCCTCGGGCACTTTGCAGAGGCAGATAAACTGCTCCAAGGCTGCAAGGTGTTGAGCAAGGAGCAGCGGGCGGAGGCCCTTGGGAACATTCGGGAGAAGAAGCAACAGTGGttgcagaaggagaaggagcagccAATCCCTGAGGAGCAGCCCAAAGTGGCATGGAAGAGACGGATGG GCCCGATGTCCCAAAAGGTGTTGACCATCTTGGCTCGGCTGGGCAGAATGCTGGGATCCTTAGCAAGCCAGTTCTGCGCCGTTCCCTACAAAAAGACTCTCTTGGCTGCTTTCCTGTTGTGTCTCCTTGTCATGAAACTTGACCCAG caTCTCCCACTTCCCTGCCCTTCATCTACAGGTTAACTCAACTTTTCCATCAAGCCCAGTCAGCTGCATTTGCTCCACACTTCAAGCCTCCAGTTCAAGACTAA